From one Nitrospirota bacterium genomic stretch:
- the rplK gene encoding 50S ribosomal protein L11 — protein MAKEAIAFVKLQIPAGKANPAPPVGPALGQHGVNIMEFCKSFNAKTQAQGDTIIPVVITVFSDRTFTFIMKTPPASDLLKKAAGVIKGAAVPNKDKVGKVTAAQVEEIAKTKLPDLNAVDLPGAVQIIRGTARSMGIQVID, from the coding sequence ATGGCAAAAGAAGCGATTGCATTTGTTAAATTACAGATTCCCGCCGGGAAAGCCAACCCGGCTCCCCCGGTCGGCCCGGCGTTGGGTCAGCATGGCGTAAATATCATGGAATTCTGCAAGAGTTTTAATGCCAAGACTCAGGCTCAGGGCGATACGATTATTCCGGTGGTCATCACGGTGTTTTCAGACCGCACTTTTACCTTTATCATGAAGACACCTCCGGCTTCGGATTTATTAAAGAAGGCCGCGGGAGTCATAAAGGGAGCTGCGGTTCCTAATAAAGACAAGGTGGGGAAAGTGACGGCCGCTCAAGTTGAAGAGATCGCGAAAACAAAGCTGCCGGATCTCAATGCGGTGGATCTTCCCGGTGCAGTTCAGATTATCAGGGGGACGGCGCGCAGTATGGGTATCCAAGTTATCGATTAA
- the nusG gene encoding transcription termination/antitermination protein NusG produces MGKNWYVIHTYSGFEGKVKGNIEEKIQTSGMADKFGKIMIPTEEVVEIKEGKKKVSNKKFFPGYVLIEMEMEDETWQLVKSVPKVTGFIGGSDKPVPLSPEEVQTLQIQIDTGTAQPRSKVQFQKGENVRIVDGPFLGFNGSVEEVHLEQSKLKVFVSIFGRPTPVELGFLQVEKI; encoded by the coding sequence ATGGGTAAAAATTGGTATGTCATCCATACTTATTCAGGATTTGAAGGGAAAGTTAAGGGAAACATCGAAGAGAAGATACAGACCTCCGGAATGGCAGACAAGTTCGGAAAAATCATGATTCCGACGGAAGAAGTCGTGGAGATTAAGGAAGGAAAAAAGAAAGTCTCAAATAAAAAGTTTTTCCCGGGATATGTCCTGATTGAAATGGAAATGGAAGATGAAACGTGGCAACTGGTCAAAAGCGTCCCGAAGGTCACTGGATTTATTGGGGGAAGTGATAAACCGGTTCCCCTGTCCCCAGAAGAGGTCCAAACTTTGCAAATCCAGATCGATACCGGGACTGCGCAACCCAGAAGCAAGGTCCAGTTTCAAAAAGGTGAAAATGTCCGTATTGTCGATGGGCCATTCCTTGGGTTTAATGGTTCGGTAGAAGAAGTTCATCTGGAGCAGAGTAAATTAAAAGTCTTTGTTTCCATTTTTGGTCGTCCCACACCTGTCGAATTGGGATTCCTGCAAGTTGAAAAAATTTAA
- the secE gene encoding preprotein translocase subunit SecE, whose translation MKKFFQKISEFFKEVQGELKKISYPTKNETIGSTTVVIIFVLILGFFLASVDSLLMKVVRLVIH comes from the coding sequence ATGAAGAAATTTTTTCAGAAAATTTCGGAATTTTTTAAAGAGGTGCAGGGGGAGCTAAAAAAAATTTCTTATCCGACAAAAAATGAAACCATCGGCTCCACCACCGTGGTCATCATTTTTGTCCTGATTTTAGGTTTTTTTCTTGCCTCGGTAGACTCGCTATTGATGAAAGTTGTTCGATTGGTCATTCATTAG
- the rpmG gene encoding 50S ribosomal protein L33 — protein MREIITLACLECKQKNYTTKKNKRNTPDRLELKKFCKFCRKQQGHKEVK, from the coding sequence ATGAGAGAAATTATTACCTTAGCCTGTTTGGAATGCAAGCAAAAGAATTACACGACGAAGAAAAATAAAAGAAATACTCCTGATCGTCTTGAGTTAAAAAAATTCTGCAAGTTTTGCCGTAAACAGCAAGGACATAAAGAGGTCAAATAA
- the tuf gene encoding elongation factor Tu (EF-Tu; promotes GTP-dependent binding of aminoacyl-tRNA to the A-site of ribosomes during protein biosynthesis; when the tRNA anticodon matches the mRNA codon, GTP hydrolysis results; the inactive EF-Tu-GDP leaves the ribosome and release of GDP is promoted by elongation factor Ts; many prokaryotes have two copies of the gene encoding EF-Tu), whose protein sequence is GDNVSIAVELIMPIAMEKGLKFAIREGGRTVGAGVISEITA, encoded by the coding sequence TGGAGACAATGTGAGCATTGCGGTGGAATTAATTATGCCGATTGCGATGGAGAAGGGATTGAAGTTTGCGATTCGGGAAGGTGGACGAACCGTAGGTGCCGGCGTCATAAGCGAAATCACCGCGTAA